The stretch of DNA GTTGATTATCAACGGCGGGAGCGTCGCTTCGGAGGTTTACAAAAGTAAAGAGGAAGACAATTTTGGGGCGAAATGTAACAAAGTTTAATGATATATGGTAACACTTTCCTAACTGGTTTCATATTATAAACTGGGACAAACAAAAACCTTAAAAAGGGGCATGTATTAATAGGTTACGGTGGTGGAGTATCTGTACCGGGCTATACAAACTTTGATGGTAGTTTCATTTTAATCTTGATCCTGATATTGCTGGTATTCGGCATGGGGTTCTTTGGATATGGTGGAGTATACAACAAGTAATTAGCATTTGCAGGCAGAAGCGCTCCGTAAGGAGCACTTCTGTTTTACTTTAATTTAAACGCGATTATATTAAAGATTTCCCGTGGATTTTTGGCTATAAAATCCGGATTTTCCCTGGTAAGTAGCTCTATAGAATCATAACCCCATGATACGGAAATAATTTTGATATTATTTTTTCTGCAAGCAACAATATCCCGGCACTCATCTCCAATATAGATAACATCTTTCCCATTAAGTTTATGTTTTCTTAAAAAAGCATTTAGCGCCTTGTCCTTGCCAAAATAGTTTCTTGAAGAATAAATACTGTCAAAGATATCTAAATTATTTTTTCTTAAAAATTTATTAATGTTATCAACTGAGTTAGAAGAAATGATACTAAGTTCAAAGCCTTTTTCTTTAAGTCCCCTAATCAGTTCCTTAACACCCATAAATACTTGTAAATGACTTGTAGATGCTTGATATTTTCGTCTTAATTCACTATAAATTATCGGGATTACATAAACAGGTACATGAATAGCTTTACATCTTTGCATAATAGATAAGGAGCGGAAATGTTCAAATTCTTTTTCTTTAATTTTACGAAATCCATATTTTTCAGCCAATTGATTTAATAATTCAACAGCTAAATATCTAGATTCAACAATTGTGCCGTCAAAATCGAAAACTACATGTTTTATCATTTATCACCCTTCTTTAAATTAAAGAATTTAATTAAGTTAGATTGCCTTGTTTTTTCTAAAAGTGTATGTGTTAGGAATCCACTCTTATTTAATGGGTTCCTATTTCATTTTGACATTTCAATACTGCTTAAATGGTATATACTATGATATGGGTCTCATGTAATAGCGTTACATAAATCTTGCAGCATTATATCAAGGAATTGCTCAACTTTATCCTGTGGTGTGCTGGGCTTATAATAACTTACGGTAAAGGTTAAATAGTTGTTATATTTACAAACTCCCAGCATAAATCCCGGAGCATATATGGCAGGGCTAACCTGATAAGCATCAACAACAGGTATTTTATCAAACCAAATGGTTGACTGACTGATACTCCCAACATTAGACAGTACGGGTGAACACTTACCGGTTTGCATCAGCCATTTTTTTATACCGCACACAAAATTAAGGTT from Desulfoscipio gibsoniae DSM 7213 encodes:
- a CDS encoding HAD-IA family hydrolase; amino-acid sequence: MIKHVVFDFDGTIVESRYLAVELLNQLAEKYGFRKIKEKEFEHFRSLSIMQRCKAIHVPVYVIPIIYSELRRKYQASTSHLQVFMGVKELIRGLKEKGFELSIISSNSVDNINKFLRKNNLDIFDSIYSSRNYFGKDKALNAFLRKHKLNGKDVIYIGDECRDIVACRKNNIKIISVSWGYDSIELLTRENPDFIAKNPREIFNIIAFKLK